Proteins from a genomic interval of Paenibacillus sp. RC334:
- a CDS encoding amino acid ABC transporter ATP-binding protein, which translates to MIRVRSLHKQFHKHQVLKGIDLDVGEGQVVAIIGPSGSGKSTILRCINYLEKPEDGIIELDGRVIDARQAKKNDILYLRQHTTMVFQQFNLFKHKTALANVMLGLTEVQKKSKAEARKIADHYLDKVGLSNRKSYYPRHLSGGQQQRVAIARALALNPKVILLDEPTSALDPEMVNDVLEVIRTAAREGRTMIIVSHEMNFVYEIADKVIFMDNGQIVEQGTPQDIYLSPRQERTRQFLSKVNIGSNYSI; encoded by the coding sequence ATGATACGAGTTCGTAGCCTTCATAAGCAATTTCATAAACACCAGGTTCTCAAAGGCATTGATCTGGATGTCGGGGAAGGGCAGGTCGTGGCCATTATCGGCCCGTCCGGTTCGGGCAAATCAACCATTTTGCGCTGCATCAATTACCTGGAGAAGCCGGAAGACGGCATTATCGAATTAGACGGCAGGGTAATCGATGCCAGACAAGCGAAAAAAAACGACATTCTTTATTTAAGGCAGCATACAACAATGGTGTTCCAGCAGTTCAATCTGTTCAAGCATAAAACGGCGCTGGCAAATGTCATGCTGGGGCTTACGGAAGTGCAGAAAAAAAGCAAAGCCGAAGCGCGGAAAATCGCTGATCATTATTTGGACAAGGTCGGTCTGAGCAACAGAAAAAGCTATTATCCCCGGCATCTTTCCGGCGGACAGCAGCAGAGGGTAGCGATTGCCAGGGCGCTAGCGTTGAACCCCAAGGTCATTTTGCTGGATGAACCGACCTCGGCCCTGGACCCGGAAATGGTAAACGACGTACTGGAGGTGATCCGAACCGCCGCCCGCGAGGGCAGAACGATGATTATCGTCTCGCACGAGATGAATTTTGTCTATGAAATTGCCGACAAGGTCATCTTCATGGACAATGGGCAGATTGTGGAACAAGGGACCCCACAGGATATTTACCTGAGTCCCCGCCAGGAGAGAACCAGACAATTTTTGTCCAAGGTCAATATCGGCTCTAATTACTCTATTTGA
- a CDS encoding OsmC family protein: MSTLKEYLQQKREAGLLLREKAEQQPEYNRFSAKVKAKGRSGVREIRIRDFQVISDSPEDYAGYSLGPSSPELQLGVLGSCLTHITLIQASQRGVSLDALEVEVSGQQHPLAGSPGYEHIPIFPHNIRYKLHITSSESQETIDALHKAVEEACPILNLLLNPQTIEGELFLAAPEQV; encoded by the coding sequence ATGAGTACATTAAAAGAGTACTTGCAGCAGAAACGGGAAGCGGGTCTGCTTCTCAGAGAAAAGGCCGAGCAACAGCCGGAATACAACCGCTTCAGCGCCAAGGTAAAGGCCAAGGGGCGCAGCGGCGTGCGTGAAATCCGCATCCGTGATTTCCAGGTCATCAGCGACAGCCCAGAGGATTACGCCGGCTACAGCCTGGGCCCAAGCTCTCCGGAGCTTCAGCTTGGCGTGTTGGGAAGCTGCCTGACGCATATTACGCTGATCCAGGCTTCACAGAGGGGAGTCAGCCTTGACGCGCTGGAGGTTGAGGTGAGCGGCCAGCAGCACCCGCTGGCGGGCAGCCCCGGATACGAGCATATTCCGATTTTCCCGCACAATATCCGCTACAAGCTGCATATTACATCCTCCGAGTCACAGGAAACCATTGACGCGCTGCATAAGGCCGTGGAGGAGGCCTGCCCAATACTGAATCTGCTGCTGAACCCGCAGACCATAGAAGGCGAGCTGTTCCTTGCCGCCCCCGAGCAGGTGTAA
- a CDS encoding bile acid:sodium symporter family protein yields MLHSLNVRLNRLMPLITPISIIVGVFCGSSLSSFTYLSPWLFAFMTFAGSISLGFRDFLNVLKKPAPLIICLFILHLAMPVVAMAFGHLAFPGDAYTITGLILAAAIPTGVSSFVWVSIYKGNIALTLSIILIDTILAPFAVPGVLSLLIGASVKLDAAAMMGSLFWMIVVPSLLGMILNEWTKGTVAPRWSPRLNPLSKLMMATVVAINGSVVAPYLTHLNLRLAGLAAVIVALASTGYMLSYCSSRLLGWNEADQVALIFNGGMRNISAGAVLAVSYFPAPVALPVVLGMVFQQMLASLVGFLLGRRSRIRERRGTASAA; encoded by the coding sequence ATGCTTCACTCTTTGAATGTGCGGCTGAACCGGTTGATGCCCCTGATCACTCCGATCAGCATCATCGTAGGCGTGTTTTGCGGCAGCAGCCTGTCATCCTTTACTTATCTGTCGCCATGGCTGTTTGCCTTCATGACCTTTGCGGGAAGTATCAGTCTCGGGTTCAGAGATTTCCTGAATGTGCTCAAGAAACCCGCTCCGCTCATTATCTGCCTGTTCATTCTGCATCTGGCCATGCCGGTCGTTGCTATGGCCTTCGGCCATTTAGCTTTTCCCGGGGATGCCTATACGATTACCGGACTGATTCTGGCCGCGGCCATTCCGACCGGAGTCAGCAGCTTTGTCTGGGTCAGCATTTATAAAGGCAACATCGCCTTAACCCTGTCGATCATTCTTATCGACACGATACTAGCTCCTTTCGCCGTTCCCGGTGTCCTCTCGCTCTTGATCGGAGCGAGCGTGAAGCTGGACGCGGCGGCCATGATGGGCAGCCTGTTCTGGATGATCGTCGTCCCCTCGCTGCTGGGCATGATCCTCAACGAATGGACCAAAGGCACCGTCGCCCCGCGCTGGAGCCCGCGGCTGAACCCGCTCTCCAAGCTGATGATGGCTACAGTGGTAGCCATTAACGGGTCAGTTGTCGCACCTTACCTGACCCATCTCAACCTGAGGCTCGCCGGTCTTGCCGCCGTCATTGTTGCACTGGCTTCCACTGGATATATGCTGAGCTACTGCTCCTCCAGGCTGCTGGGCTGGAACGAAGCGGATCAGGTAGCGCTCATCTTCAACGGCGGCATGCGCAATATCAGCGCAGGGGCCGTCCTGGCCGTCTCCTATTTCCCTGCTCCGGTCGCACTGCCGGTCGTGCTCGGCATGGTGTTCCAGCAGATGCTGGCCTCCCTGGTCGGCTTTCTGCTCGGCCGACGTTCCCGCATCCGTGAGCGCCGCGGGACGGCTTCCGCGGCCTGA
- a CDS encoding DMT family transporter produces MLSGIVLAVIAGAFVSLQTIFNNKVNERTGSWATTTLVLGTGFLASLLGSLIFAGKNTFTLQHMQPWYWFSGMIGVGVVFCLVQGVKLLGPTYAISIVLTAQLGTALLWDSLGWLGLEKIPFTFTKLIGVLVIIGGILIFKFGNGRTKDQQESISHVPDSMKG; encoded by the coding sequence ATGCTATCAGGAATTGTACTGGCGGTTATCGCAGGAGCCTTTGTTAGCCTGCAAACGATATTCAATAATAAGGTGAACGAACGGACAGGTTCATGGGCTACAACCACACTTGTGCTGGGAACGGGGTTTCTGGCCTCCTTGCTCGGCAGTCTTATTTTTGCAGGGAAAAATACATTTACACTACAGCATATGCAGCCGTGGTACTGGTTCAGTGGAATGATTGGTGTTGGCGTGGTGTTCTGTCTGGTACAAGGAGTGAAGCTGCTTGGTCCGACTTATGCGATCTCTATCGTATTAACGGCACAATTGGGCACTGCTTTGCTGTGGGATTCGTTAGGATGGCTGGGACTGGAAAAGATTCCGTTCACCTTCACCAAGCTGATCGGCGTGCTGGTCATTATCGGAGGCATTTTGATATTCAAGTTCGGCAACGGACGTACGAAGGACCAGCAAGAAAGCATTTCACATGTACCTGATTCGATGAAGGGATAA
- a CDS encoding cyclic nucleotide-binding domain-containing protein: protein MKEIQDQEQLKHFLQLHQLESILHEPLRPHLSLHRLEQGEKLCSQGDSIEHLYILVQGKVKIYTSSTEGKTLVLCFKTPIEIIGDVEYIRSSNVINTVEAVSPIYVIGIHHQWMNKYGRDYAPMLQFLLDIVTRKFCMDSDFSSFNLMYPVEVRLASYLLSVSFDEGDASFHEELRASSLVDVANLIGTSYRHLNRVIRKMSADGLVERARGYIVIRDREGLGQLAGHNIYEA from the coding sequence ATGAAAGAAATTCAGGATCAAGAGCAACTGAAGCATTTTTTACAATTGCATCAGTTAGAATCGATACTACATGAGCCACTGCGGCCTCATTTGTCGCTGCATCGTTTGGAACAAGGGGAAAAGCTGTGCTCCCAAGGGGATTCCATTGAACATCTGTACATATTGGTACAGGGCAAGGTCAAGATTTATACCAGTTCAACGGAAGGTAAAACACTGGTTCTTTGCTTTAAAACACCGATTGAGATCATAGGAGATGTTGAATATATTCGCAGCAGCAACGTGATCAACACGGTGGAGGCTGTGTCTCCTATATATGTAATCGGTATTCACCACCAGTGGATGAATAAATATGGCAGAGACTACGCTCCAATGCTGCAATTTTTGCTGGATATCGTTACCCGGAAGTTTTGCATGGATTCCGACTTCTCCAGCTTTAACTTAATGTATCCTGTGGAAGTCAGGCTGGCCAGTTACCTGCTATCCGTTTCTTTTGACGAAGGTGATGCTTCTTTTCATGAGGAACTGCGGGCATCCAGTCTCGTAGATGTGGCGAATTTAATCGGAACCAGCTATAGGCATCTCAACCGTGTGATTCGCAAGATGAGCGCAGATGGATTGGTGGAACGAGCACGGGGCTATATTGTAATTCGTGACAGAGAAGGTTTGGGCCAACTGGCAGGCCATAATATTTATGAAGCATAA
- a CDS encoding DMT family transporter, protein MRGILFAFLGGACITLQGVANTRISQDIGTWQAATVTQLTGVILAALVWMFTRDGSLAEMKQVKPMYLLGGAFAAIIIFSEVTAIQHIGVTFTISALLIAQLCLTFLVDINGWFGVVKQKMKLPQFIGIGMMIAGVIILKL, encoded by the coding sequence ATGAGAGGAATTTTGTTTGCTTTTTTGGGAGGCGCTTGTATTACGCTGCAAGGGGTAGCGAATACACGGATTAGTCAGGATATCGGTACATGGCAGGCGGCTACGGTTACTCAACTGACGGGTGTTATTTTGGCGGCATTGGTCTGGATGTTTACACGAGATGGCAGCTTGGCAGAGATGAAGCAGGTGAAGCCCATGTATCTCTTAGGTGGCGCTTTTGCAGCTATCATCATATTTAGTGAAGTCACCGCTATTCAGCATATTGGGGTTACGTTCACGATCTCGGCGCTGTTGATTGCCCAGTTGTGCCTGACCTTCCTGGTTGATATAAACGGATGGTTCGGTGTAGTGAAGCAGAAGATGAAGCTCCCGCAATTTATAGGCATTGGCATGATGATTGCGGGTGTGATCATTTTGAAGCTCTAA
- a CDS encoding phospholipase D family protein translates to MAKHNWLHRKSRTIKIIILLLILWLIAVMIYQTHKPLPPFVSYESQEYSTNEVNFWTDLTYPSRDGSTAQHEGQILNRMFGIIDEAKQFIVIDLFLFNDYKHKGQRFPQVSAQMTERLIAKKKARPDMPIFFITDEVNTNYNSSPNHLLENMKRAGIQVVQTDVDPLRDSTPIYSAVWRTFFQWFGQQGTGWIPNLMASDGPDVTARSYLKLLNVKANHRKLVASEQTALISTGNVHDASAYHSNVALEVKGPIIGDILQTEQAVLDFSGGGQLPAYTPQAEASAQSGKDRYRIQYLTEGKVYTSVLDAIGQTKKGDSIHMGMFYLADRKVLNSLLDASARGVNIQLLLDPNQNAFGQEKIGIPNRPVAKELSDKSGGKIQIRWYNTTHEQYHTKLIYIAKGQGDHIILGGSTNLTPRNLDDLNLENELRVAAPADSKLTRQIAAYFDTLWNNRGAKYSLDLEAYEDNSTFWKDILYRLQDMLGFTTF, encoded by the coding sequence ATGGCTAAACATAATTGGCTGCATCGAAAAAGCCGTACTATTAAAATCATTATCCTGTTACTCATCCTGTGGCTGATTGCCGTCATGATCTATCAGACCCATAAGCCATTGCCCCCCTTCGTCTCCTATGAAAGTCAGGAGTATTCAACCAACGAGGTGAACTTCTGGACGGATTTGACCTATCCCTCCAGGGATGGAAGTACCGCACAGCATGAAGGGCAAATTTTAAACCGTATGTTTGGGATCATTGATGAAGCCAAACAATTTATCGTCATCGATCTGTTTCTGTTCAACGATTATAAACATAAGGGCCAGCGCTTTCCCCAAGTCAGCGCACAGATGACCGAGCGTCTGATTGCCAAAAAGAAGGCTCGTCCCGATATGCCTATCTTTTTCATTACGGATGAAGTCAATACCAATTACAATTCATCTCCCAATCATTTGCTGGAGAATATGAAGCGAGCGGGAATTCAGGTCGTTCAGACTGATGTGGACCCGCTGCGGGATTCCACGCCGATCTATTCTGCCGTGTGGCGTACCTTTTTCCAATGGTTCGGACAGCAGGGCACGGGCTGGATTCCCAACCTGATGGCCAGTGACGGACCTGACGTTACGGCACGCTCCTATCTCAAGCTGTTGAACGTCAAGGCCAATCATCGTAAATTGGTTGCCAGCGAGCAGACAGCGCTCATTTCCACAGGCAACGTTCACGATGCGAGTGCATATCACTCCAATGTTGCGCTGGAGGTGAAGGGACCCATCATCGGGGACATTTTACAAACCGAGCAGGCGGTGCTGGACTTCTCTGGCGGAGGGCAGCTTCCTGCCTATACGCCACAAGCAGAAGCCTCTGCTCAATCGGGAAAAGACAGATACCGGATCCAATATCTAACCGAAGGCAAGGTATACACATCGGTTCTGGATGCCATCGGGCAAACAAAGAAAGGCGATAGCATTCATATGGGCATGTTTTATTTGGCAGACCGTAAAGTGTTGAACAGCCTTCTGGATGCCTCTGCACGCGGTGTGAACATCCAATTGTTGCTGGACCCGAATCAAAACGCGTTTGGACAGGAAAAAATCGGTATCCCCAATCGTCCGGTTGCCAAAGAACTGTCCGATAAATCGGGCGGAAAAATCCAAATCCGCTGGTATAATACGACCCATGAGCAATACCATACCAAGCTAATTTATATTGCCAAGGGACAAGGAGATCACATCATTTTGGGCGGCTCCACGAATTTGACACCACGTAATCTGGACGATCTGAATCTGGAGAATGAATTGCGGGTGGCCGCTCCAGCGGACAGTAAGCTGACCCGACAGATTGCGGCCTATTTTGATACATTGTGGAATAACCGGGGAGCTAAATACAGTCTGGATCTGGAAGCTTACGAGGATAATTCTACATTTTGGAAAGATATACTATATCGTTTACAAGATATGTTGGGCTTTACCACATTTTAA
- the cls gene encoding cardiolipin synthase, producing MRRSLLAVLIAAMVFGIYYFGLFNSIGTNEGTVISIFSTLSVISISLIIFSENRNPSTTMSWILLLALLPVVGLPLYFLFGQNVFKRRKYNKKALRDQQAYDRIEKDAMHVKRDLTCFTDEQQQLMRLARRLARSPIYFAAETQILNNGDETFSTLLAELRKAEHHIHMEYYIFRSDDIGTSIQEILIEKAKAGVKVRFMYDAVGSIQLSKTFLKEMRDAGIEVVAYGGARILFFSSRVNYRNHRKIVVIDGNIGLIGGLNVGDEYLSRNKAYGFWRDTHMVVKGEAVRTLQLIFLQDWLHMTGESVLDKEYLSPKIEPITDGGVQIIASGPDNERRVLKNLFFSMITSARKSVWIATPYFIPDEDILTALRMAALSGLDVRILFPAKPDKWLPFLASHSYFQTLLEVGVKVYEYEKGFLHSKLLIIDGEVATIGTANMDMRSFHLNFEVNALLIRTHSVQQMVADYERDLQSASLIVREEFMKKRLFKRLMESLARLLSPLL from the coding sequence ATGAGGCGAAGCTTACTGGCCGTGTTAATTGCGGCTATGGTTTTTGGTATTTATTATTTTGGCTTGTTTAATTCCATCGGCACAAATGAAGGAACCGTTATCAGTATCTTTTCTACCCTGTCGGTTATCTCCATCAGTCTGATTATTTTTTCGGAGAATCGTAATCCTTCCACCACGATGTCCTGGATTTTGCTGCTGGCCTTGCTGCCAGTGGTTGGACTTCCTCTTTATTTTTTGTTTGGGCAAAATGTGTTCAAACGCCGCAAGTATAACAAAAAGGCATTGCGTGACCAGCAGGCTTACGACCGTATTGAGAAGGATGCCATGCACGTCAAACGCGATCTGACCTGCTTTACAGATGAGCAGCAGCAGTTGATGCGTTTGGCACGCAGGCTGGCCCGTTCCCCGATTTATTTTGCGGCGGAAACCCAAATCTTGAACAACGGAGATGAAACCTTCTCCACACTATTGGCGGAACTACGCAAGGCAGAGCATCATATCCACATGGAATACTACATTTTTCGGTCGGATGATATCGGCACCAGCATTCAGGAAATCTTGATCGAAAAGGCCAAAGCTGGCGTCAAGGTGCGGTTTATGTACGATGCGGTGGGCAGCATTCAGCTGTCGAAGACTTTCTTGAAGGAAATGCGGGATGCGGGGATAGAAGTCGTCGCTTATGGCGGCGCACGGATCTTGTTCTTTTCCAGCCGGGTAAACTACCGTAATCACCGTAAAATTGTGGTTATCGACGGCAATATTGGATTGATCGGCGGTCTGAATGTAGGGGATGAGTACCTCAGCCGCAACAAAGCCTACGGCTTTTGGCGTGACACGCACATGGTCGTAAAGGGCGAGGCTGTGCGGACGCTGCAACTTATATTTTTGCAGGACTGGCTTCATATGACGGGTGAATCGGTGCTGGATAAGGAATATCTGTCCCCCAAAATCGAGCCAATTACGGACGGAGGCGTGCAGATTATTGCCAGCGGCCCGGATAATGAGCGAAGAGTGCTCAAAAATCTGTTCTTCTCCATGATCACATCCGCCCGCAAATCGGTATGGATTGCCACTCCTTACTTTATCCCGGATGAAGATATTTTGACCGCACTGCGGATGGCGGCTCTGTCCGGTTTGGACGTGCGGATTCTGTTTCCTGCGAAACCGGACAAGTGGCTGCCGTTCCTCGCGTCCCATTCGTATTTCCAAACGTTGCTGGAGGTTGGGGTCAAGGTATATGAGTATGAAAAAGGCTTCCTCCATTCCAAACTTCTCATTATTGACGGAGAGGTTGCGACCATCGGGACGGCTAATATGGACATGCGTAGCTTCCACCTGAATTTTGAAGTGAACGCTCTGTTGATCCGAACGCATAGTGTACAGCAGATGGTGGCGGATTACGAGCGGGATTTGCAGTCTGCCAGCCTGATCGTCCGCGAGGAATTTATGAAGAAGCGTCTGTTCAAGCGTTTGATGGAATCACTCGCCCGGCTGCTTTCACCGCTGCTATAG
- a CDS encoding TetR/AcrR family transcriptional regulator, with the protein MGMEDIRKAALFQFAANGYEGASLSNIAAEVGIRKPSIYAHFQGKEDLFLQVARYAFQEQNLRIFEYFSERRDQPLEHTLHDFLFWMGQEYESNNTAKFMLRFSFLPPVSLYSEVLDIVNPFLENMERKLTRILRNARDREPFGHMEPVDVALSFITLLDGIMVELLYSGSLNYHRRLKAAWPIFWRGITLTPPHEA; encoded by the coding sequence ATGGGAATGGAAGACATTCGAAAAGCCGCTCTTTTCCAATTTGCAGCCAATGGGTATGAGGGGGCATCCTTAAGCAATATTGCCGCTGAGGTAGGTATTCGAAAACCTTCTATATATGCGCATTTTCAAGGCAAGGAGGATCTGTTTCTACAGGTGGCGAGGTACGCTTTTCAAGAGCAGAATTTACGTATTTTTGAATACTTTTCGGAACGCAGAGATCAGCCGCTGGAGCATACGCTGCATGACTTCCTGTTTTGGATGGGACAGGAATATGAGAGCAACAACACAGCCAAGTTTATGCTTCGCTTTTCCTTCTTACCGCCTGTGTCTTTGTATTCCGAGGTTCTGGATATTGTTAATCCTTTTCTGGAAAATATGGAGCGAAAATTAACTCGCATCCTCCGGAATGCACGAGATAGGGAGCCCTTTGGACATATGGAGCCAGTGGATGTGGCTCTATCCTTCATAACACTGCTGGACGGAATCATGGTGGAACTGCTCTATAGTGGTAGCCTCAACTACCACCGAAGATTGAAAGCTGCATGGCCTATTTTTTGGCGCGGGATTACGTTAACCCCGCCTCATGAAGCGTGA
- a CDS encoding multidrug efflux SMR transporter: MNRSWIYVFIGGLIEVVWVSGLKHADSALAWIATVLAIIASFYLIIKAASRLPVGTVYAVFTGLGTGGTVVGEMLLFGEPFQWSKTLLIALLLAGVVGLKLVTDRDAQEGSGA, from the coding sequence ATGAATCGCAGCTGGATTTATGTTTTTATAGGTGGCCTTATTGAGGTCGTATGGGTCTCGGGTCTGAAGCACGCAGATTCTGCACTCGCCTGGATTGCAACCGTGCTGGCTATAATAGCCAGCTTTTATTTGATCATAAAAGCGGCCAGCCGTTTGCCCGTAGGCACGGTATACGCTGTATTTACCGGACTAGGAACAGGCGGAACCGTTGTAGGTGAAATGCTGCTGTTCGGGGAACCGTTTCAATGGTCCAAAACGCTGTTGATCGCGCTTTTGCTGGCAGGTGTCGTAGGCCTGAAATTGGTTACTGACCGGGATGCTCAGGAAGGGAGTGGCGCATAA
- a CDS encoding multidrug efflux SMR transporter: MAWIALVIAGCSEVFGVIGMKGVTVGKGWKALMLMVLSFVISFSLLSYAMKSLPMGTSYAVWTGIGTVGSTITGMFLYGEQKSVLRVLFIAMILAAALGLKLIS, from the coding sequence ATGGCTTGGATTGCATTGGTTATCGCGGGATGCTCGGAAGTGTTTGGAGTCATTGGCATGAAAGGAGTTACGGTTGGCAAGGGCTGGAAAGCACTCATGCTCATGGTTCTATCTTTTGTCATTAGCTTCTCGCTGCTCAGCTACGCCATGAAGAGTTTACCCATGGGAACTTCCTACGCGGTATGGACAGGCATCGGAACGGTCGGCAGCACGATTACGGGCATGTTCTTGTACGGTGAACAAAAAAGCGTATTGCGTGTCCTGTTCATCGCTATGATTCTTGCCGCAGCACTGGGTTTAAAGCTAATTTCTTAA
- a CDS encoding 1-phosphofructokinase family hexose kinase, whose protein sequence is MITTVTLNPAVDKIYTVAGFGLNAVHRIEGGLTVPGGKGVNAARVIRTLGEPVRATGFAAGHTGRLLIDGLSSEGVSADFIETAHGETRLAITVLDPSTRTQTELIESGPTIGPSELSALRRKITTLAADSAWVVFSGSLPRGCPPDLYAELCTLAKARGARVALDASGEALRLGLRGRPDLVKPNEDEAARFAGIDAARPGAAEAAAAQLLEAGAQLAVISLGARGALAVTRDARYRVSLPDADIVSALGSGDAMVAGLVTGAVAGLELPAMLRRGAACGTAAALHAMAGKIELQDVQRLEQGITVTLL, encoded by the coding sequence GTGATTACCACCGTAACGCTTAACCCGGCTGTAGATAAAATCTACACGGTTGCAGGCTTCGGTCTGAATGCCGTCCACCGGATCGAGGGCGGCCTGACGGTGCCGGGCGGCAAAGGCGTCAATGCCGCCCGTGTCATTCGCACGCTGGGCGAGCCTGTGCGGGCGACCGGGTTTGCCGCCGGACACACTGGGCGGCTGCTCATCGACGGTTTGAGCTCGGAAGGCGTAAGCGCCGATTTCATCGAAACGGCGCACGGGGAAACCCGTCTCGCCATTACCGTGCTCGACCCGTCCACGCGCACGCAGACCGAGCTGATCGAAAGCGGCCCGACTATCGGGCCGTCTGAGCTGTCCGCGCTGCGGCGCAAAATCACGACCCTTGCCGCGGACTCGGCTTGGGTCGTGTTCTCGGGTAGCCTGCCTCGGGGCTGCCCGCCGGATCTGTACGCCGAGCTGTGCACGCTGGCGAAGGCGCGCGGTGCGCGAGTGGCGCTGGACGCGAGCGGCGAGGCCTTGCGCCTGGGGCTACGCGGCAGGCCCGACCTCGTGAAGCCTAACGAGGACGAGGCCGCCCGCTTCGCCGGCATCGACGCAGCGCGCCCGGGTGCCGCTGAAGCGGCGGCAGCGCAGCTGCTTGAGGCCGGAGCGCAGCTGGCCGTCATCTCGCTCGGCGCGCGCGGAGCGCTGGCGGTGACGCGTGATGCGCGCTACCGCGTGAGCCTGCCGGACGCGGACATTGTCAGCGCGCTCGGCAGCGGTGACGCCATGGTCGCCGGGCTGGTCACCGGCGCGGTGGCGGGGCTGGAGCTCCCGGCCATGCTACGGCGGGGAGCGGCCTGCGGCACGGCGGCGGCTTTGCACGCCATGGCCGGAAAGATCGAGCTCCAGGACGTGCAACGTCTGGAGCAGGGTATTACAGTGACGCTGTTGTAA
- a CDS encoding Lrp/AsnC family transcriptional regulator — MHHHIDDIDYKIMQLLQHDARISISQISKEISMSQPSVKERIIKLEDRGIISGYSTVFNLRELNRGTTTFILLKTEHCQELVDFCREVKEVTDLFRISGEFNYLIKLQTASVEEIAEFQDSLVKLGPSKSHICMKNILENRVLL, encoded by the coding sequence ATGCATCATCACATAGACGATATTGATTACAAAATTATGCAGTTGCTTCAGCATGACGCCCGGATATCTATTTCCCAGATCAGTAAAGAAATCTCGATGTCTCAACCGTCCGTTAAAGAAAGAATTATCAAGCTGGAGGATCGAGGGATTATTTCCGGTTATAGCACCGTATTTAATTTACGTGAACTGAATCGGGGAACGACCACTTTTATTCTATTAAAGACAGAGCATTGCCAAGAGCTGGTTGATTTTTGTAGAGAAGTGAAGGAGGTCACCGATTTATTTCGCATCAGCGGGGAATTTAATTATCTCATCAAGTTACAAACTGCGTCGGTAGAGGAAATTGCAGAGTTTCAGGATTCACTGGTGAAATTAGGCCCTTCGAAGTCGCATATTTGTATGAAAAATATACTGGAAAACAGAGTTTTGTTGTAA
- a CDS encoding VOC family protein, translated as MSVKGLAHVAIQAQDYQATIAFYTEVLGFKRGHHWSLPSFQIREASMLISPDQRTCLEIFDNDAVIPAQGKKASSEDEIAHGALLHFAFYVDNVNEIYQKALAHGARTFVEPDQLTLGEPPLVVKNAVIYSPNGEVIEFIEDVDFDMSLSSKK; from the coding sequence ATGAGCGTGAAGGGTCTTGCACATGTGGCGATCCAAGCCCAGGATTATCAAGCAACCATTGCATTTTATACGGAGGTGTTGGGTTTTAAAAGAGGACATCATTGGAGTCTGCCGTCCTTTCAAATTCGGGAAGCTTCCATGCTCATTTCACCTGATCAAAGGACCTGTCTTGAAATTTTTGATAACGATGCAGTCATTCCCGCTCAAGGAAAAAAAGCTTCCTCGGAGGATGAAATTGCCCACGGTGCTTTGCTGCACTTCGCATTTTACGTGGATAATGTAAACGAAATATACCAAAAAGCCCTTGCTCATGGAGCAAGAACCTTTGTAGAACCGGATCAGCTCACGCTTGGTGAGCCCCCTCTGGTGGTAAAAAATGCTGTGATCTACAGCCCCAATGGCGAGGTCATCGAATTTATCGAGGATGTAGATTTTGATATGTCCTTGTCCAGCAAAAAATAG
- a CDS encoding DUF3592 domain-containing protein — protein MPFFCLLGLVLIYFGFRTIRRHRYRKRHWVRTKGQIVDAHIEVDVDIVPFDRDDPVDTSYTRRLKVRFYTTSGEVVEFWNPYSTNLSFNRVGRKINVLYNPANPRDALIAGGVNGAGCLAFMLFLIGIPFALSGVFALLKFFL, from the coding sequence ATGCCGTTCTTCTGCTTGCTTGGACTAGTACTCATCTATTTTGGATTCAGGACCATCCGCCGCCATCGCTACCGCAAACGCCATTGGGTTCGTACCAAGGGGCAAATCGTGGATGCGCATATCGAGGTAGACGTTGATATCGTTCCCTTTGACCGTGATGATCCGGTAGATACCAGTTACACCCGCCGATTGAAGGTACGCTTCTACACCACTTCAGGTGAAGTCGTAGAATTCTGGAATCCTTATAGCACCAATCTGAGCTTCAACAGGGTTGGCAGAAAGATTAACGTATTATACAATCCAGCGAACCCTCGTGATGCCCTAATTGCAGGCGGTGTAAATGGTGCAGGCTGCCTTGCCTTTATGCTGTTTCTGATCGGTATTCCCTTCGCTTTGAGCGGGGTATTCGCGTTACTGAAGTTTTTCTTGTAA